The sequence tTCGATGAATACAATTTTTGgctttcctcgaaattccgtcgaaatatttcgagggaatttcgaggaccTAGCCAATTTTTGGaagttcctcgaaattccctcacaatatttcgacggaatttcgaggaacaggggggtttaaaccgaaaacaacgttttgcggattgaataacacgtatataaccttcattaagtgtcttagcCAGATTATAAAGTCCAACTTTAGGGTTTCAACCCGAAAacaatgttttgcggattgagacgaaaaccacacacataagataaacacttatacgttttaataaacgttaaaggaaatacttacaataattttgtaattgtgttatttcattatttatgatcatctatacaagaaaacctcattattatgaattacatttgtataagaaatgacatagggaaaaaaatcgatgttttcaaaacccaaaccctatttcctcgaaatttcctcacaatattttgaggaaatttcgaggaatgTTTTCCTCGGACTGTTTTCATTAACCAGGAAACCCTAGCCGCGAACAagagaatttcgaggaaatttcgacgacccCCTTAAAAAATATCGAGGAAATTCGACGGACCCTGTCCGTCGGACCCCTCATAAATTAggtttcattcttttcttccccatttctctccttctcgattttcctctcttcctcaccgcctcctctcctctcctctgtCTTCCTCGCGgctcctctccttctcctctcctctcttctctcttcctcgacggatctcctctcctctcctctcctctcttcctctcgcctccttcctctcctctcttcctctcctctcttgcCATGTAAGTTcatatctcttctcttcctctctttatagatctcgaaatttaggttgttagatagaaaattctaggattgaatggatatTTAGGATTTGCATGTTGGATGTGTTTTGGATTGTTggtatatttgttttttgatttattttgtgtttttgattttttaaacgtttttttgattttttaaaacgtttttttgatttaaaactattttttgaatttttaaaacgtttttttgattttaaaacgtttttttgatttttaaaacgtttttttgatttttaaaacgtttttgattttttaaaactatttttatatataaaactatttttatatattaaaactatttttttatttattaaactatttttaatatattaaaactatttttaatatattaaaactattttttgtaattattaaactatttttaatatttaaaactatttttatatattaaatctatttttaatatatcaaaactattttttgtaattattaaacaattttaatatattaacaaattaaataaataattgtatatattaaataaaatttatttatataaaggtcTCAAGAGGAACATACCCGCTCTCGACAGCGTCGTGGTCGAGGTGGTTCGGGGAGCGGCTCCATTTCGGGTTCCGCATCGCCGTACAGCTCCTACCAGACATCTCCTTCTCCATTTCCCTCTCATTCTCCTCCCGCTCCCGGTGTGGCACccactcctgctcctgctcatgctcctgctcatccggcacttctgagagttgcggagtttgttcgacagccgggtcgtgaccatcttccatatctcactcAGTATCCACGTGGACAGGGTCAGACATGGtaattaaacctatttttttttcattaaaatttgattcatttaaaatatttaattctaaaataattaattctttttattaggtttgaCCGATCCGGGAACGGGATCAGCGGATGGATCAACAGTATGATGTACTCGTCTCTCGACAATGGACATCCGACTTTCACCGACTTCCCTCTCGAGAAGCAGCATATGTGGTTTcaacagtttgcggtaagttttctattttttacttattttttacttatttttttcatctttaatattaattttctactaattgtgttttattttcagcaacaattcaactggaatgccgatgatacgttgtttatctattaccacttcgtccataaagttatggacaactatgggaagcagatgcactcgtggaagaagaagtgggaaataaacaaggttcgtttttatttatgatacaatttttttattttttaaaatatttttttatttatttaacaatttttttttaaaggttccaaAGGGGATGGACCCGACGGTCTGGCGGGAGTTGAGTGagcattggagtaagaacgaagtcagagcaacttcttccactaactccaccaaccgcaagagcgaccGTAAGGGAAAGGGCATGTACGTCCATAACTTGGGTGCTCAGTCTTTAGCCAGTCTGGAAGATCGCTTGGTAAGCTTgtcggtttttattatattatttaagattctaatatttttttgtgcatttcttttaattactaatgtttgtttaatttatgtttttttcaaggcgcaagaaaatgagggggagccggttgatcatctccgcctaataaagacggcgtataccaacaagaagaccggcgagattgatgatggtgttgtgagggatgtggtcaccctcatcgacagtcagatggaacaggaagtgtctcagcttcaaaccgaggatgacgattcgacgggatcgaccggcttgcctcgggttcggatcaaccaaatcgttgaagcggtaagttcattttttaaagttcaatccatttttatattatttaaatttttatattatttaaatttacactttctttttcagtcggttccaaagaagaagggccgtttgttcggtttggctcgtcggtctccctcggttccgtctgcttctgcaccaccaccgtcctatgttgatcaagaagtccttctgagccagatgagggacaaggatgctcgcatatctgcgctggagtccatggtggcgagtcaagaggcgggctgggaggcacagaggaagctgaacgagcaaatgatggcgatgatgaggagcatgaacccgaacgccaacgtCGACTTCCCGAACATGCCAGACCCGGACTTCCAAACCccgtagtttaatttatttcaaaaactctaaatgttttcttttcgtttgtatgactttgaattttaaataatatgtttttaatttaaattttaattttatatttacgaatttaaattttaaaaatattatttttaaaaaaatttttttttaaaaaatttaattttcggaatattccgaggaacagatgtcctcggtatataccgagggaagtgttcctcggtatattccgagggagggttcctcgaaaattttcgaggagagcagccctcgaaaattttcgaggaacctgTCCCTCGAAAAATTTCGACGAATggctttcctcgaaaattttcgaggaacacCGTTCGTCgaaattttccgagggacaggttcctcgaaaattttcgtaGG is a genomic window of Raphanus sativus cultivar WK10039 unplaced genomic scaffold, ASM80110v3 Scaffold1535, whole genome shotgun sequence containing:
- the LOC130504381 gene encoding uncharacterized protein LOC130504381 → RRGRGGSGSGSISGSASPYSSYQTSPSPFPSHSPPAPGVAPTPAPAHAPAHPALLRVAEFVRQPGRDHLPYLTQYPRGQGQTWFDRSGNGISGWINSMMYSSLDNGHPTFTDFPLEKQHMWFQQFAQQFNWNADDTLFIYYHFVHKVMDNYGKQMHSWKKKWEINKVPKGMDPTVWRELSEHWSKNEVRATSSTNSTNRKSDLWKIAW
- the LOC130504384 gene encoding uncharacterized protein LOC130504384 produces the protein MEQEVSQLQTEDDDSTGSTGLPRVRINQIVEASVPKKKGRLFGLARRSPSVPSASAPPPSYVDQEVLLSQMRDKDARISALESMVASQEAGWEAQRKLNEQMMAMMRSMNPNANVDFPNMPDPDFQTP